The DNA window ATCCAAAGATAATTGCAATAGCGGAGAAGATGAAAGCGGATGAGGCCGCTAAGGAACGAGAAAGAGACAGATTCAGAATTGACTGGTAATTTTAGAGTGGCATGCATCTTTTCCATTGCACAAGATGTAACAACTGCTGTTAGCAGTCATCCACAGGAGATTTGTATGTTTAACCCCATTTTATACTAGATCTaggatttgagatttttttggtatatttaCCTGCCGTCAGTTTTTGTTCGGTATTAAGTCCCGAGCCCAGACGGGGATTATTTGAATTGGAGATCAGTGTAAGATTCTACTTTGCATACCAGCATGCTCTATCATGAAGTTTTTGCTATGAAATCTCGTTCAGAgcgaaataaattttattactttGTATCGTGTCCTTGCGTGTTGAGAATTGAGACCAACGTATTCCAGATAAGGAATGCCCTTTTAGCATGAGAGTGAAAAGGGCCACGCGGGGGACGATTTCCTTGCTCTTTAAGCCTCCGCCAAATATGTATCTTCGTCCCCCCTGCAGAAAACCATTTAAATACTCTTGCAGTCCTTGTTATGGTGAAGTTGCTAACTTTTTAATCGTGAGCAAGATGGCTGCTCTGGAATTGCAATGTCATGGAAATGGAGAGCCACAAGCTTTTTAGGcaaagagaaaattgaagataTGGGGCAGGCAATTTAGATGGCAGTGTGCCTCTTGATTGATTTAAAGCACGTTGGTTTGCACATTGatttttccaagaaaaagaaTAGCAATATGAGCTATCAGGATTCCCAAGGCGAGGGAGAGAGATTTTCATGTACTTTAACTAGCCTTCAAGCTAGGCACAGAGAGACACTATTTGCCAAAAGAGCATCATGCTCTCTTTGTTTGACACACAAAGATATACCGCTGACCGCTATTCAAGGACGTATTGGGCTCAGCCAGACATCTCTCACTGCAAACATGAGCAATGTTACTTACGTGAAGTACAATTGATAGTGTCTCCTCTTATCCTGGAGAAAATTACATGGGACATGGCAAAGCTCTTCTGCCGTATAACTGCGCAGCTGCCCCCGCCCACTGTCCACCCAATAataaccataataataataattctggGCTCAAGATACACAGGCAAAGAGGTTGATATGTCTTATAACATCACAAGACATGCTGTTTGTTTAGATGGAATCATTTGTTGAAGTAAAATGACTTCTGTGTGTTCGATGCAACAACCTTTTATCTACATGTCTTTCCATAATTAGCCATGTTCTTAACTAGTTTTGAATGTGAATCCcctttaattaaatcaaaagaaatggaAGTGATTATTTGTCCAACATGAAAGGACACGCATGGATATTTGGGCATTGcaatttattctcaaaattCTGTCATGCTTTATGGTGAAAGATAGTTTGCATATAAAGGCATAGACACTCTGCCGCATAGCAAGCTGTGGTCAAAATGATTCTAGCAGTAGAGACAATTGGATAGTTAGAAAATGGTGATACATACGTTGACTTGAATGGTTCACTTGTAGCTCCAATTTCAGTGCTAAATGCCACATCTTGGAAGGGACCAACCATCTTTCCTCGAGGGAACCATCCAAGGTCTCCGCCTTTCTTCCCAGATGGACACTCCGAGTACTCTGAAGCCAACTGAGAAATCAAAAGGGATAAAGTTTAACACAAAGTTCAATCACAGGAAAACAATAGAGCATACAGGCAATATCACCAAACTACCAAAGCAACACCCATAacttctttataatattttgaataaccAAAGTTCGAACCAAATCTATCCAATTTGCGGTTTGCAATTTGTCATATCATAAGAGAACTGATCCAGATTTAGACAGTCTCCTCATtatagcaagaaaagaaagtgtTAAAATGCCCTCAACAAGGGAAAAAATGGCTCTAATTTCTGTCTAAATTCAATAAAGATTCAGAAACCAAAGTTTTGAGAGAAAAGGCAATAGGAGGTAAGTTTACCTTTGCAAACTCAGCTGGAGGAACCTTGTCACCGTTGCTTAGCCAACCATCCTGCAGCTTCTGGCATGCCTCATTGACCTTGCCTTGTTTCTCACATAATACATGccttaatgaaataaaaattaacggcAATTTAAGAATCTCAgaaactattttatatatatatatatatatatatataaaaaagaatctcAGAAACTTGAGGACTTATAGCTCATGTCTAAGTGATATGTTATTTGAATGCCAAAGTCTTATGTGTTCCCTCGGGCAAAGCCAAGCACACGTTGACAAGATAAAACATGAAGCGACATAGTTTGATGCCAAGGGTATGAACACGCCATCCTGAGCACAAATTTCTAATCCAGGGAATCCAAAATTTCTCTTCTACAATAAAGTTTCTAGGTAACGTTCTTCAagcaataacattaaaaaaaatacaactttcaACAAGATTGTAAAAGAACATTcacaatgaaaagaaaatagaaagaaagtagtggaatataaaaccaaaacctttGACATAAGTGCAAGTGCCGAGCCCATATGAAGCCTTTCCAGATTTTCCTTTCCCCTTAGAAGCATTTTCATCACTTCCACCCCCTGCTTGCTTTCCCTTCGCTCCAGCGTCTTTTGGCTTTGAGTCCTTTCCCATTCAGCTTACAACCCTAAACCAATACCCAATCATGAGAGACAAAACTCATTaccaaaaatcaacaaattaaaggtTAGTGccggaaaagaaaagggttaaATAGCAGAAAACCAAAACCACAATATCTAAGAGATGTGCAAATTGACATCCccgtacacacacacacacaaaaaccaAGTGCAAATTATCAACAGCTAGCATTAAATTTCGCTGATCAAAACACAACATAAAGCAATCGTAAATCTGAAATTAGAAATCGTAAAATTGGAAGATAGAAGCTAAGcctttcaaacttttaattatagtttatcAATACTCTATTAAGGAATATGAATCGAACTGATTATTCCACGAATTCTACGCCTGGCCTGAGTTCTAACCTCGTAATGGGGGAGGTGGTCAGTTCAGGACTTCGGGCACGATATTATTAATCATGCTGgtttttgtgtattttaaaagcaattttttttattttttgatattttaaaattattttaatatattaatatcaaaatataatttttaaaaataaaaaaaatattattttaatatatttttgttaaccAACAGCCAATAACAAATTTATCCTTAATTCATGGGCTGCTAATCCGGCCCAAGaccattataataaaaaaaaacctaactttgTCTATGTAATCAAAGGGCCCCATGAGAATATTCACCGACCATTTtacctcttcttttttataacGCTAATCTTTGTTGTTTCCTCTGGTAATAACGTATATGGTGCAGCTAAAACCTCATTCTCTGATGTAGCTCTCACTCTAATGTAAGAAGAGGAttaaaatgaaagcaaaaatatatttggatatatttgtggttgtttttaaaatattttttattttaaaatattttaaaatttatttttagcattatcatataaaaaaatataaaaattataaaaaaattccgtTCGAACCGCACATTCAAAGTAGAAAGAAGCCGGTTTCTCTTCTATTTGTTCAAAATTCTCGAATGGCTCAAAATAAGATGCTCTCCTGTGTGTATTGACCACCAGACAAATTTTGCAACGTGAAGATTATAAGTCTAGTATTTTaaagtggttgttttttaaagtatattttatgttaaaataataattttttttatttttttaaattaatacaataaaacgatccaaaacatataaaaaaatttaacttttaataaaataaattaaatttttaaaaaaacactattacaACTAAACACTTGCTTCCTCGAATGTTTTAGGAACTTACATATTGATCCTGATCCAGAGACTATAAATTCTATAACCATTAttgcatatttctttttctttttcttttttttctcttcttctaagTTAGCCTTTCAACTTGGAAGTTATTAGAGATACATATGAGACTTGCTTTTTATCTATccattttaaaatagtttactttcttttctttaatcccttaagctagtattttttttttcaggtattCACTTGAATTAACAAGTGCCACACACTTATTCAACTAGTAAGTTATACATTCATTGGCATTTACGcgtcaataatatatttaaatctgATTAATTGTATTatactttaattattatttcttaaaaaaaactctgaATTAATTATGTTTCGTAAATTATGAAGGAGCTAATTCTCCAATTATGTATGtggcttctttatttttcaaagttccAGCTCATCAAACTTGATGTATTTCAGAATAATAGTTTTATTGaatcctttgttttttaactgatattttgtaaattttttcaggttttttaaCAAGTTTATTCAAATTGTTGTGCTAcagattgaataattttttaacataaaataattaatatataaatattattaacatgttttttaacattaagtaattaaaaaacataccGTAAATCAAAAGGTctatacttatatataataatgtaatatctcaagttaatttttaatatagtataaaATGAAGGACAATGTTATCACTAGTAcaatgaaacattttttttttagtctttgtataataatatttttttaaaaaaacaaaagtgtgaaataaataaataaaacacagaCTACAtaagaatgaagataaaaataaataaaaaatttttgagTAGACCCAGTGtaaaatgattaataataaagaataaaaaataatatattttttaaaaagaaaatgtaaaggaaaaaaaactaaaaaatatatgataaaaattaaagataaaaaaaaaaaaacagtgataaataaatcaagtgtaaaataataaaaatatcaagtgtgaaaagtaaaaaaaaaaaattattttgaattacaAATGTATCATATGATAATACCCACTACagtaacaaaattttttaaaaattcaataattaaagtGGGTTCGGAATTGTAAAGTGATATACTGTAGAATTAGcctaataaaacaaatacattgAGGAGTACCAAACAGGGAACGTCAATCATTTTCGGCGTCAGTGATGCAAATGCATTGCAGTTGCCAACTTGCCATCACAGAGTAGTACCGGAAAACACTGAGAAAGAAAGAGCAGATATCAATGAAGTGGTGAAGGCATTTAACGTGCATATGTATAAACATTTAATGGAGCCAGCTAGAATAGATGAGTTCGCGTAACGGGAAAAATCTTAAATTGCCCTTAAGATAACatatccataataataataataattaatgagcaacaagtggtttttatttaaaactgtttgaaaatgtaattataattattttttaaaatattttttacttaaaaatatatgaaaataataatttttatttaaaaaaattattttagaattagcacatcaaaataatttaaaaatataaaataaaatattaatttaaaataaaaaaatattaaattttttaaaaacatttttaaaacacaaaaacagaaattttataaatattctcCCAGATATCTTTTAGTTAATAATTCGATGGTTGCAACAAACGCTCATGCATGGCTGTGTCTGGGCAGCTCCATTCCCTTTAGCTGGtatcatttgtgttttttactgctgaatttaatttcttggttGTTTGTTTCTCCCAGCCTCATCTTGTGCTATCTTCTCCATGTAGATTCCTGTTTtggtgttttgattttttttttaaaagggtatAGATAGATCCTTGAATATTTGTATGACAAGATAAAAACCAGGATGGAGATGAAGCAGGTAAATTTGGGTCATGAATTAGTGACTTACTCTACAATATCCACAAATTCTCAGACAATCGCATGATAACTTGGGTCATGGATGGCTTCCTTTTCGCACACTAATTTTTGGACAATTATATATGTGTACGCGTGTTTCTTGTCgttagaaaaataagaaagaaaaaaccccTTATGGTGGCTCACCTCAGTCATTCTGGCTGATCTAGGCACCGTTTGGTAGTGTGGTCGAAACTGCGTTtcgtcaaattttaaaaatatatattttttttttaaattgagttcggtttgtactttttggatcgttttgatgtgctgatgtcaaaaataatttttaaaaataaaaaaatatcattagcatgtatttcggcatgaaaatctatttgaaaagcaaccgctaccacactaccaaacacgctcctAGTACTCTTgacgtatatatatatataaagagccAGACATCGTGTCAATATATAGACGATAGGTCCATTTAttgatgcatttttttaatttttatagcaCAGGCCATGTACATGTTCAATGAATATTTCTGCCAAGGAAGAGGACACGCAGGCGGCATTAGGTAAAGAGTCTAAAGACAACTAAATGCAGTCATTTTGAcgggagaaaaaaatgaagaaaaataaaaaaaaaacgtttaatGTGCCTTGGCTATGCAAATAAGGCAACTCGTTTCCTTCAATTAATGATAGTTATAATCACGCAAATTATTGGACGTCGTTGTTAAAACACAAAACCATGAACTTTTGTGCTTGTTGGGATGTTTTAAAGACACCCAAGTCGACCGTGTCATATAGGCTTAATTCAGTGACAGAAAACAGCCACAAGTGACGCGGCTCAAGGGCATATGCGTGTGTGTCATGTCCCAGCTGCTGGACAAGGTTGGTTGCCCAATCTAGATAGTCATTAGATTTATAGATACAGCACTGAATTCCGAAAAGGAAATTATTTAGAACACATCTTTATATTTCTTCATGTCACCTTCAATATTTATGGCTAGGATATGGGCATCTCAAATGCGCGCGCGTGTAGTACTCGGTTAGGCAACCACAAAATCTAACATGTAGTATTTTATCACAAAATCTGAAAGCTAGCTACAAATTAAAAGGGGATTAAGATCCTAGGTCAACTCAGGTAACTTATGAACACAAGATAGTTTGATCAAGCAGCTAGCATTCAAATTGACAGACCGAACATCTAAAGAACCTTTAATTATTAAGGTCTAAAGTTACAcatgatgcaatgaaatgaAACATTAGGAGTCCCTGAGTCAAACCCTACaattagcttcttcttcttttttaggcgGTAGCGGTAGTATAGTGGTCAAAACACAGGTGACGTCCCAGTTGGAGAAGCATCCACCAGATTGAGTAAGCTATTCCAGTAATTCCCGTTCTCTTCAAGATTCCCACCACAGCAATCATTAATATTCTCTCCGGCAAAGAACGCATTGTGGTCCTGAGAAGTACAGACCAAAATTTCCGAAAGTCCTTCAACTATCCCCATAGGTGCGTTTTCATTCGTTGCAGAGTCAAACCACGCATTATGATTACTAGCATCCGGGCTTATGTCATGCAATGCCACTGAACTGTCCAAATTTTGTTTCACCTGTGCTGCTtcattcagtttttcaaagcaCTCGAACTGATTTCCGCTATTAAATTCAACGGCCGTTGTCCCTCCGTTGCATGGAGCATTATTTGTGGCAAAAGCTAGTGTAGTGGCTGAATTTTTCTGAACTCCAATGAGTGGGATAGCTAATTCATTTTCTGAGAAATTCAACGTGGATGTTGGAGATTCGAGAGAGTCACTGCTGCCGGCGGACAACATGCTGAAAACCACCCCTTGCCATGCTTTGAGTACATCAAGACACTGTGGCCTAGCTGGTGGAGCTGCACTACTTTTGTCGGAGACTTGAGCTGAAGCTGTGGACCCGAGTCGGTTTGGGTGAGGGTTAGGTATAATCACCTTCGACTCGCGTACCAATCTGGCTTCGGCTTCAAGCCGAGCACTCTCCCATTGAGCCATGTGGCTTAAATGGGCAGCACCCTTAGAATGGCCACTTCCTGAGCCGAAAGAATCAGCTTTTGGCTTATGGGTCACAGGATCAATGCCCATTTTGTCTAATCTTTTCTTAAGATGTGTGTTCCAGTAATTCTTGATCTCATTATCAGTTCTTTTCGGCAGGTGAGTAGCTATGACTGACCACCTATATAAAACAAGAAGGtcatcatt is part of the Populus alba chromosome 10, ASM523922v2, whole genome shotgun sequence genome and encodes:
- the LOC118043020 gene encoding transcription factor MYB106, producing MVRSQCCDKVGLKKGPWTPEEDQKLLAYVEEHGHGSWRALPAKAGLQRCGKSCRLRWTNYLRPDIKRGKFSLQEEQTIIQLHALLGNRWSVIATHLPKRTDNEIKNYWNTHLKKRLDKMGIDPVTHKPKADSFGSGSGHSKGAAHLSHMAQWESARLEAEARLVRESKVIIPNPHPNRLGSTASAQVSDKSSAAPPARPQCLDVLKAWQGVVFSMLSAGSSDSLESPTSTLNFSENELAIPLIGVQKNSATTLAFATNNAPCNGGTTAVEFNSGNQFECFEKLNEAAQVKQNLDSSVALHDISPDASNHNAWFDSATNENAPMGIVEGLSEILVCTSQDHNAFFAGENINDCCGGNLEENGNYWNSLLNLVDASPTGTSPVF